The Oscarella lobularis chromosome 8, ooOscLobu1.1, whole genome shotgun sequence nucleotide sequence CGGCGGTTTATGCTCACGACGCTCTGCAAGCCGTCGTGCAAGCTCTAAAGAACGTTCCAGTCGGACGCGAAACAATTTCTGTTCTACGATCCAAGCTCATTCAAGAATTGCGGAACATTACGGTGGATGGGTTGTCGGGAAAGTTTCGACTCGACGATTGGGAAAGAAAAGCCGAGTACGAGGTATTGAACTATCGCAATGGTAGGCTAGTGCCCTTTGCAAGCTGGTCGCGCAGTCGTCACGAGTTGGTCTTCACAAGTGAAGAGAACAACATGATTTGGCCCGGCGGACAAAAAAGTCGACCGTTTGACAAAGTCCTGCAGACGACCTATAACCGTACTATACAGGCGCTCGTTCCTTTATCGTGGCCGTTCACGGCATTTATCGACTCCCAAACGGGCGAAAATTGCACGGAACGCACGAATCAGAATAACTGCAAGTTCGTCGGAATAGCAATCGATTTTATGGAACGAATTCAAGATCGAGCGTTTCCGGGAGCAAAACTGAATTACACGTTGTGGAGAGGCGAGTCGTGGGACGAATTGTGCCGCGTTGTCGGGAACGTAAGCACGCCTTGGGATTTAGCGGTCGGAAGTGTTACAATCAATACACGCAGGGCAGCTTCAGCAAGCTTTAGTCGAGCTTATTACGATTCTAGTCTGCGGATGCTTATTAGACGGCCTCATAAAGTTGTGCCTGGTTACGGAGAAATATTCAGGCCATTTAAGTGGAATGTATGGCTGGTCGTTTTTGCTGTCATTTTGCTATTGGTCACGCCAGCTCTATATTACTTAGACGGTAAGGCCGTTGCGTCTGAATCggcgagaaggagaaaatatAACGGCAAATGGGACACCCGCTTCCACGATGCAGCACACGCTATTTACTTTGTCTTTTGCTTGTGCTTTGCCGTTCACGAAGCGGGAAATGTTACTAGAGTGATTGCACGGTTTTATACAGTAATTATAAGCTGGACGTGCCTGATTCTCATAAGTTCTTATACGGCGAATCTAGCCGTATTCCTAATGGATCGTGGTTTACATGATCATGCTGTCAAGGACTACAAGCAGCTGCTCAGTAGCCGAGTGGGATGTCGCAAGGGAACGGCAAATTGGAACTATGTTAGAGACGAACTAAATTTGGGAAAAAATCTGGTTATGGTTCAAAGCGGAGAAAGGGCAACTCAGTTACTCCGTTCAGGAAATATCGACACATTTATTGGAGATTCTCCTCATGTTATgggcgcggcggcgaaagactgcgatttcgtcgtcgttggaccCAAAGCTCAGTTGCAGCAGTACGCGTTTCCGATGAAACCGAACTCGCCGTACTTGTTCAGAATCAACAGGGAAATCGTTCGAGCAGGCCTCGACGACAAAGCCATAAATTTGTACCTCGAACGGAATGCAAATCGCATTTGTCCTCCCCTACAATCGTCGGACGACCTTAGGTCGTACACAGTGGAAGACGTAAAAGGTCTAATTGTGCTCGCAGTGGCCACGGCTGGAGTCGTTTTGTTGTCAAAGTTTCTCATTGTCGTCAAGACACGAGTGAAGGTTTTGACGAAGATGCAGACTTAGCTTAGTAGCCCAAGGCAAACGTGGACCTTTGCATAATAAAGTTAGCCCTCATCCCTCGCACGAGGGGGATGCTGAGAACAATCCCTCCCGAGACGACTGGGGCATATATACGGTGGGATGTTGTTTGCGCTGCATGCCCTCTTCGCACTCTGCTTGTCTGCAGTCTCCGCTGCCAATACGCGCGCACCTCGCTTCGTCAGAGCTGCCGCTACCTTTAGGATAGGTCTTTCATTGCCGCCTATTAGAGTAGGCGGTACCTTGTTAGACCAGCCCTTTCGGGCAGTTCagctcgccgtcgacgaaatgaacGCAGCAGCGCTTCTGCCCGGCGGTGTGCGAATGGAATTGTTTGCAAATGAGACTACGACTGACTGGGATGCATTGACGGCAACACTCTTTCACGTCAACGAAGCAAAGGTCACGGCAATCAtcggtgccgtcgacgccgcctcGGCGAAACTGACATCATTCGTGACGCAGAATAGATCTGTTTCTATCGTTTCGCCGTCAGGTTTGGAGTACGAGCAACGGCTCGCAAAGCTGTATCCaggtttttttcgcgtcagTCCCAGCGATGTCGACGCCGCTCGCGTCGTCCAATATCTCCTAGAACATTTCGGTTGGTCTCGAGTTGGAGTTATACATTCTGGCGACGATGTGGGACTCAAAGGAATTAAGGCAGCACTAAGTTTGACTCCGAATACTGAAATTACCATCGTCGGATCTGTGCACCTCACCGAGCCACATGATAGGGATCTCACCGATAGAGAAAGGGCAGAGATACGACGTTTGGGTGCGGAAGGTGTCAAGATATTTGTACTTTCGGTGAGGGGAACAGAAACAAACGCTGTTCTCGAATTCGCTCACAAGGAAGGCCTCTTGGCCCAATCGCAAGCATGGATTGTCGTCAATTGTAATTACGGCACGGATATGTTCGACCCAATCACAATGAACGGCATTATTTGCGTTCGACACGAGCTTTCACAAAGCGACGAGCTAAAGAACCTCGAATCGAAACTGCAATCATATAAGGGCAAGGAAAAGAGTTTGTGGCTAAACTCCATATACGCTTATGACGCAGCCAACGCAATAGGACAAGCTGCTCGAGACGTTATGGCTGAGGGTGGACCGAAACTCCCACTCGCATCCCTtcgatctcttcttcttcggagACTATCATCTTTGAATTTTACTGGTGTGACCGGATCATTTCAACTGAATAATGCAGCGCGACGTGGGGTCTACGAAGTGGTTAACTATAGGGAGGGCAAAATGGTCCCTTTCGGAACGTGGGACGTGGACCGCATTGTTTTCAAAGAACACGAACTGTCGATGATGAGATGGCCTGGCAACGGAACTGCCACCCCCGTCGATGTCAGCACTGCGGGAAAGTCAAAAATTGTCGTCCAAGCACTCGTTCCAATATCGTGGCCCTTTACAGATTTCGTTGATTCTGCAACGGGAGAATCGTGTGTGAGTCGTAGAGATCACACAGGTTGCCATTTCACAGGAGTGGCAGTGAAAACAATAGAAAAGGTCGCAGAAAGTCcaagaattaattttgatcTAAACTACACCCTCTGGACTGAAAGTTGGCTGGATGCTGTCAAAATTGCCGGTAATCTAAGCAGCCCGTACGACATGGTGGTCGGCAGCGTCACCATAACCAGCGAAAGAGCTCAATACGCCACTTTCAGTCGTGATTACTACGACACCGGACTGAGAATGCTCGTACGTCGACCCAGAAACGCGAAAGCAAGCTACTTCGAATTCTTTGAACCATTTGAAAGAATGGTTTGGTTAGTATTTCTCCTAAGCCTTTTGAGCGCCGCACCAGTGCTCTACTACCTCGACCCAAAAGGAGTCGACAGTCAGTCACTAAGAGGACATCCAAATCCgagcagaaaaaatattaaattgcaTCAGATTTCTGACGCAACGAACGTGGCCTTGACTCATCTATTCGCCGTTCATCGAGCGGAAAACTTCAAGAAATGGCTCGGTCGAATCTACAGCGCCGTTCTCAGTTTCACGTGTCTGGTTATGATCGGTGCCTACACCGCAAACATGGCCGCTTTTCTGACACAGCGTCAGAACAGCGATAAATTTATAAGTACATACAAAGAACTCGTCGGAAGCCGAGTCGGTTGCCGCTACGGTACATCCAACTGGGACtacgtcgaaaacgaactcAATTTAGCTCAGAATCTCGTTCCGGTTCTGGATGCCCAGGACGCACAGGACAAACTAAGGAAAGGTGATATCGTCGCCTATATCGCCGATTCGCCCCACGTCATAGGAATAGCGGCGAAAGATTGCGATTTTATTGTCGTCGGTTCGACGGTGCAAGATCAGCGATACGGTTTTCCAATGAGAAAGAATTTTCCCTACATAAGTGCTATTAATCGGGAACTGAGTCATCTTCTAGACACGGAGTTTATGGTGAAAACGCTCGAGGAAACGCTCAATAGTTCATGTTCGACTACAGTAAGACAGAATGATAGGAAATCGATTGGAATTGAAGATGTGAAAGGACTCTTCGTCTTGACATCGGGAGTTGCTCTGGTGGCGCTTATATACAAAGGCAGTTGGATCATTCATGCGCGCATCGGTCGCAAAAGAgggaaaagacaaaataagGTTGATGCAAGTGGAAGTCTGTGTGGAAAAAGGTATCGAAAGCTTTCTGATGGCGAATATGGAAATGGAAAACCGAAAGGTGCCTTTGATGACGACAGCAGTGAAAGGAATGAGAGAAGTGACTTACGTGAGAAGGAGTGAGGCCCCACGCGAAGATCCCAATATGGGGCCCCCGTTCGTTGTACGACTTCAATTTCGCTTCCCGTACCGTTAAAACGCTTTGTGTGTACGGCAATGCCGACGACGATATGCTCTTactaaaagaaatcgaaaaagaagaccacgtgtaaagaaaacgcgttttgTCGACTCTTTGCGGATGCCATGAGACAAAAAACGAATGCTGCTTACCCAGACTCGTGCATTCGACCCGTTATTTCGACGGCGAGGGACTCCGAAGTCTCCAAAGTCTCCAAAGTGGGCAGAAGTGCGGCAGCTGTCGATGCGTCATACCCCGGATAATCACAACTCTCTCGCGCTGTCATGTCTTCTGCAGCCGTAAATATCGTCTTGTCGCGTCGCCTAGTGATCGATTCTATTCGTACAGAAACAAGGACACAGCGGTTGGCTGACAAAACGCGGCGGGCAAATCAAAAACTGGAAAAGACGTTGGTTCCGAGTCAAAGGAGACGTTCTTTTCTACTACAAGAGTCCCAACGTTAGCCCGCCCGCCCACCTAGCACCAGTAACaaaagcagcagcaaatGTAATTCTCTCTTTCAGGATTCTACAGAACAAGGGTACATACCTCTTGCTGGAAGTCAGGTCTTGAGGCGCTCCACCGATCCAAAGACACCGGAAAAGCATATGTTTGAAATAGCTGGTTagaataataattataataattataattataatttttaatttattggTTTTTTAGCTGGAGCACGACGCATGTTGGCTCATCATCacgaatcgtttcttctctatGCGGACACCAGCGAGGAAATGGAGACTTGGATAAGCGTTTTGAATAGGATAATTCGAGAAGTAAAAACTAACGAATGAATAGCAATAgtaataatcattgatttattattattattatagcCTCAAGGTGGCGGCATGTTTGGTCGAAGTATTGCGATAACTATTCGAGAAGAGGCGAGACGTTTTGGTAAAGGATTCGTACCGGTTATCGTGGAGAAAACCGTTTCTTTCCTAAGAGAAAGAGGTTCTTGAGATAGAAAATATAATTGAATATACAATAATACGATTTTTTAGGATTAGATGAAGTCGGTATTTTTCGTTTACCTGGCAACCAAGTTCGCGTGACGGCATTGAGAGAATCATTCGACAAAGGCTAACAAATTAGATATACGAATTAATGAATCGTGACGTCTTCTCTAGGTGAAAATCCGAACATTTCTCCAAGTGAAGATAATCACACGGTCGCTTCGCTGTTGAAACTGTATCTAAGAGAGCTGCCCGAGCCTCTAATACCTTTTGAGTACTATGACATGTTTGTTG carries:
- the LOC136189904 gene encoding uncharacterized protein, with amino-acid sequence MLFALHALFALCLSAVSAANTRAPRFVRAAATFRIGLSLPPIRVGGTLLDQPFRAVQLAVDEMNAAALLPGGVRMELFANETTTDWDALTATLFHVNEAKVTAIIGAVDAASAKLTSFVTQNRSVSIVSPSGLEYEQRLAKLYPGFFRVSPSDVDAARVVQYLLEHFGWSRVGVIHSGDDVGLKGIKAALSLTPNTEITIVGSVHLTEPHDRDLTDRERAEIRRLGAEGVKIFVLSVRGTETNAVLEFAHKEGLLAQSQAWIVVNCNYGTDMFDPITMNGIICVRHELSQSDELKNLESKLQSYKGKEKSLWLNSIYAYDAANAIGQAARDVMAEGGPKLPLASLRSLLLRRLSSLNFTGVTGSFQLNNAARRGVYEVVNYREGKMVPFGTWDVDRIVFKEHELSMMRWPGNGTATPVDVSTAGKSKIVVQALVPISWPFTDFVDSATGESCVSRRDHTGCHFTGVAVKTIEKVAESPRINFDLNYTLWTESWLDAVKIAGNLSSPYDMVVGSVTITSERAQYATFSRDYYDTGLRMLVRRPRNAKASYFEFFEPFERMVWLVFLLSLLSAAPVLYYLDPKGVDSQSLRGHPNPSRKNIKLHQISDATNVALTHLFAVHRAENFKKWLGRIYSAVLSFTCLVMIGAYTANMAAFLTQRQNSDKFISTYKELVGSRVGCRYGTSNWDYVENELNLAQNLVPVLDAQDAQDKLRKGDIVAYIADSPHVIGIAAKDCDFIVVGSTVQDQRYGFPMRKNFPYISAINRELSHLLDTEFMVKTLEETLNSSCSTTVRQNDRKSIGIEDVKGLFVLTSGVALVALIYKGSWIIHARIGRKRGKRQNKVDASGSLCGKRYRKLSDGEYGNGKPKGAFDDDSSERNERSDLREKE
- the LOC136190029 gene encoding uncharacterized protein translates to MSNLKGSPFYLGLFSAILLSVKAEKPSVDLGILLPTSPMLYQPIRAVQQAVAAFNQNPNAPFGIHLVINDTGTSTWNLIEATLWQINVVQVVAILGATDLLSAELVSTLAKNRSVALVSPSAETSKRIPELHPTFFRVSPNNLNLVHTVDSLLNHFDWFRLAVIHSDADYAPTNVRSTVRKARTRGYDVVTSLFLSSTRDSLTESEINALRNCNATIYVVACLAEQVNMVLSAASRHGLLTKGTVWIVVYCSYGDDFLDEDTMSGIICIRQKLPYSKKALEMNVLQTEAAVYAHDALQAVVQALKNVPVGRETISVLRSKLIQELRNITVDGLSGKFRLDDWERKAEYEVLNYRNGRLVPFASWSRSRHELVFTSEENNMIWPGGQKSRPFDKVLQTTYNRTIQALVPLSWPFTAFIDSQTGENCTERTNQNNCKFVGIAIDFMERIQDRAFPGAKLNYTLWRGESWDELCRVVGNVSTPWDLAVGSVTINTRRAASASFSRAYYDSSLRMLIRRPHKVVPGYGEIFRPFKWNVWLVVFAVILLLVTPALYYLDGKAVASESARRRKYNGKWDTRFHDAAHAIYFVFCLCFAVHEAGNVTRVIARFYTVIISWTCLILISSYTANLAVFLMDRGLHDHAVKDYKQLLSSRVGCRKGTANWNYVRDELNLGKNLVMVQSGERATQLLRSGNIDTFIGDSPHVMGAAAKDCDFVVVGPKAQLQQYAFPMKPNSPYLFRINREIVRAGLDDKAINLYLERNANRICPPLQSSDDLRSYTVEDVKGLIVLAVATAGVVLLSKFLIVVKTRVKVLTKMQT